The Thiothrix subterranea genome has a segment encoding these proteins:
- a CDS encoding YeeE/YedE family protein translates to MDYETLVAYLSTEEISAVIGAVVGLTFGIFAQQSRFCLRAACVEFWRGQTGKKFAIWLLAFGAAMLATQYLIGAGAIDTGQIRQLNNAGSMSGAIIGGLLFGGGMVLAGGCASRLLVLSATGNMRTMVAGLVVTIVAQASLTGGLSPLREEISSWWLVDGSSRSFAGWLPPYGGIMLGAAFLGIALWFAKRHEVSKWLSIAAMITGFSVALGWWLTSWQASNSFDIVQVQSVSFTGPSADTLMGLINQPYLSLSFNVGLVPGVFLGSLLAALVTREFKWQQFTQDSGFTRFFIGATLMGFGGMLAGGCAVGAGVTGGVILVITAWVALFSMWIGAGVMDWVVDRKADELKAAAEAARHATDNLPDFAKAPDMVRMN, encoded by the coding sequence ATGGATTATGAGACCTTAGTGGCGTATTTGAGTACGGAAGAAATCTCCGCTGTCATTGGAGCAGTGGTGGGGTTGACCTTCGGTATTTTTGCACAGCAAAGCCGTTTTTGTTTACGCGCCGCGTGCGTCGAATTTTGGCGCGGGCAAACGGGCAAAAAATTTGCGATTTGGCTACTCGCATTTGGTGCGGCGATGTTGGCTACTCAGTATTTGATTGGCGCTGGCGCGATTGATACCGGGCAGATTCGGCAGTTGAATAATGCGGGGTCTATGTCTGGCGCGATTATTGGCGGCCTGCTGTTTGGTGGCGGCATGGTGTTAGCGGGCGGTTGTGCCAGCCGTTTGCTGGTGTTATCCGCGACCGGCAATATGCGCACGATGGTGGCGGGGCTGGTGGTAACGATTGTGGCACAAGCGTCATTGACCGGCGGATTGTCTCCCCTGCGCGAAGAAATTTCTTCTTGGTGGTTGGTCGATGGCAGTTCGCGCAGTTTCGCCGGGTGGTTGCCGCCCTATGGTGGCATTATGTTGGGGGCAGCTTTCTTGGGAATCGCTCTATGGTTTGCTAAGCGTCACGAGGTGAGTAAGTGGTTGAGCATTGCGGCGATGATCACAGGCTTCTCTGTTGCGCTAGGGTGGTGGTTGACCAGTTGGCAGGCCAGCAATTCTTTTGACATTGTGCAAGTGCAAAGTGTGAGTTTCACCGGGCCTTCAGCCGATACCTTGATGGGATTGATCAATCAGCCTTACTTGTCATTGAGCTTCAATGTGGGTCTCGTACCGGGCGTCTTCCTTGGTTCGTTGCTGGCGGCACTGGTGACTCGTGAATTCAAATGGCAGCAGTTTACGCAAGACAGCGGCTTTACCCGTTTTTTCATCGGTGCGACATTGATGGGATTTGGCGGGATGCTTGCCGGTGGTTGCGCGGTCGGCGCGGGTGTTACCGGCGGAGTCATTTTAGTCATCACCGCGTGGGTCGCGCTGTTTAGCATGTGGATTGGCGCAGGTGTCATGGATTGGGTCGTCGACCGTAAAGCTGATGAACTCAAAGCAGCAGCAGAAGCCGCTCGGCACGCTACCGATAACCTCCCTGATTTTGCTAAAGCCCCCGATATGGTACGCATGAATTAA
- a CDS encoding cytochrome b/b6 domain-containing protein, which translates to MQTTPVKLWDLPTRLFHWTLVIGIGFSWFCAEIGGNWMVWHERSGIFLLALVLFRIVWGFIGSDTAQFRQFLTSPVQALAHLRDWRSRATAFHAGHNPLGAWMVVVLLLAVLAQAATGLFATDDIMTEGPLIALVSGSTAEWLTSIHHFSFNSILLLAGIHIAAVFFYRFYKRTNLVKAMVVGKADWPTQQPLPVTLVFKPAWLGVLVFAMIYAGVASGIAFLAQ; encoded by the coding sequence ATGCAAACGACTCCGGTAAAGCTTTGGGATTTGCCGACCCGCCTGTTCCACTGGACTCTAGTGATCGGTATTGGTTTTTCGTGGTTTTGTGCGGAAATCGGCGGTAACTGGATGGTGTGGCACGAGCGCAGTGGTATTTTTCTGCTGGCTCTGGTGCTGTTTCGGATTGTCTGGGGCTTTATTGGGAGTGATACCGCCCAGTTTAGGCAATTTCTGACGTCGCCGGTGCAAGCGTTGGCGCATTTGCGTGATTGGCGGAGCAGAGCAACGGCGTTTCATGCCGGGCATAATCCGTTGGGGGCGTGGATGGTGGTGGTATTGTTGCTGGCAGTGTTGGCACAAGCGGCTACCGGTTTATTTGCTACCGACGATATTATGACCGAAGGGCCGTTGATCGCGCTGGTATCCGGTAGTACAGCGGAATGGCTGACGTCTATTCACCATTTTAGCTTTAATAGCATTCTGCTGTTGGCAGGTATTCATATCGCGGCGGTATTTTTCTACCGTTTTTATAAGCGGACTAATCTGGTTAAGGCAATGGTTGTGGGTAAAGCCGACTGGCCTACGCAACAGCCATTACCTGTCACATTGGTATTCAAGCCTGCTTGGTTGGGCGTATTGGTGTTTGCGATGATCTACGCGGGTGTTGCATCTGGGATTGCTTTTTTAGCACAGTGA
- a CDS encoding c-type cytochrome, with product MNMFTKILAITVTAMSVAAISTVTADEQKSPEEAAIDYRQAGFSMIKHHFGPMGAMVKGEKEFNAEEFAKNAEAVAALSKFPINGFIPGSDMGETEAKDNIWANMDDFKKKMETFQVEAASLAEIAKGGDMAAIKPQFGKVGESCKACHKEYKKD from the coding sequence ATGAATATGTTTACCAAAATCCTAGCTATCACCGTCACCGCCATGAGCGTTGCCGCCATTTCCACCGTCACGGCTGATGAGCAAAAATCACCGGAAGAAGCGGCGATTGATTACCGCCAAGCCGGTTTCAGCATGATCAAGCACCATTTCGGCCCGATGGGTGCGATGGTTAAAGGTGAAAAAGAGTTCAATGCGGAAGAGTTTGCAAAAAATGCGGAAGCGGTAGCCGCATTGAGCAAATTCCCCATCAATGGCTTCATCCCTGGCAGCGACATGGGCGAAACCGAAGCCAAAGATAATATCTGGGCGAACATGGATGATTTCAAAAAGAAAATGGAAACCTTCCAAGTAGAAGCAGCATCACTGGCTGAAATTGCTAAAGGTGGTGATATGGCGGCAATCAAGCCGCAATTCGGTAAAGTGGGTGAGTCTTGCAAGGCTTGCCATAAGGAATATAAGAAAGATTAA
- the trxA gene encoding thioredoxin: protein MAENATSPYIFEATPQNFQQIMESSYQVPILVDFWADWCQPCKTLMPILAKLANEYQGGFILVKVNSDQQQQLAAQFGVRNLPTVKVIKDGRIVDEFTGVQPESEIRKLIDRHRTRKTEPYRQQALEMYNNGDLPGATQLMEQVLQHEPDFHEAAIELAGMLIQQQRAEEAEALLQAIPPDAIDNQVMSQLLAEVKRAKLQAQVVGVDTSALEQQLAANPDDLATMLELAKIRVAMDEIEAGLELYFTVHKKDSKFQDGAGKQGLFNTFELIGSANPLVKKYRNKLFALLY from the coding sequence ATGGCAGAAAATGCAACTTCCCCCTATATTTTTGAAGCGACCCCGCAGAATTTTCAGCAAATCATGGAAAGTTCTTACCAAGTCCCCATCTTGGTGGATTTCTGGGCGGATTGGTGTCAACCCTGCAAAACGCTGATGCCGATTTTGGCGAAGTTGGCGAATGAATACCAAGGCGGTTTCATTCTGGTGAAGGTCAATAGCGACCAACAACAGCAACTCGCCGCCCAATTCGGGGTGCGTAATCTGCCGACCGTCAAGGTCATTAAAGATGGCAGGATTGTGGATGAATTCACGGGGGTACAGCCAGAGTCTGAAATTCGCAAACTCATCGACCGCCACCGCACCCGCAAAACCGAGCCGTACCGCCAGCAAGCGCTGGAAATGTACAACAACGGTGATTTGCCGGGCGCAACTCAGTTGATGGAACAAGTGCTTCAGCACGAACCGGATTTTCATGAGGCGGCAATTGAACTCGCCGGAATGCTGATTCAGCAACAGCGTGCGGAAGAAGCGGAGGCTCTGCTGCAAGCGATTCCGCCGGATGCCATTGATAATCAGGTCATGAGCCAGCTACTAGCAGAGGTGAAACGGGCAAAATTGCAAGCGCAAGTGGTCGGTGTGGATACCTCAGCGCTCGAACAGCAATTAGCCGCTAACCCTGACGACCTGGCAACCATGCTGGAATTAGCCAAAATCCGTGTCGCAATGGATGAGATTGAAGCCGGTCTGGAGCTGTATTTCACCGTGCATAAAAAAGACAGCAAGTTCCAAGATGGCGCTGGTAAACAAGGTTTATTCAATACTTTTGAATTGATCGGTAGCGCCAATCCTTTGGTGAAAAAATATCGCAATAAGTTATTTGCCTTACTTTATTGA
- the dnaK gene encoding molecular chaperone DnaK — MGKIIGIDLGTTNSCVAVMDGDKPRVIENAEGDRTTPSIIAFMEDEVLVGQTAKRQAVTNPENTLYAIKRLIGRRFKEDAVQKDIKLVPYKIVQADNGDAWVDVRGKKMAPPEISARVLMKMKKTAEDFLGEPVTEAVITVPAYFNDSQRQATKDAGRIAGLDVKRIINEPTAAALAYGMDKAKGDSKIAVYDLGGGTFDVSIIEIADVDGEMQFEVLSTNGDTFLGGEDFDMRLIDYLADEFRKTSGLDLKGDPLAMQRLKDAAEKAKIELSTSQQSDVNLPYITADASGPKHLNIKVSRAKLESLVDDLIERTMVPCKIALKDAGLSVAQINDVIMVGGQTRMPKVQEAVKNFFGKEPRKDVNPDEAVAVGAAIQGGVLGGGVKDILLLDVTPLSLGIETLGGVLTKLIQKNTTIPTKASQVFSTAEDNQTAVTVHVLQGEREMARDNKSLGRFDLQDIPPAPRGMPQVEVTFDIDANGILNVGAKDKSTGKQQTIVIKASSGLSDAEVQQMVKDAEAHAEDDRKSRELVDARNQADSMIHGTEKSLKEYGEKVDGASRANLESLISELRDAVKGDNKDVIERKSEALMEASGKLMQQMAGGADGGVEPGAGAQTGGKAGDDDIVDAEFEEVDGKK, encoded by the coding sequence ATGGGAAAGATTATCGGTATTGACTTGGGTACAACTAACTCTTGCGTGGCGGTCATGGATGGCGACAAGCCCCGTGTTATCGAAAACGCAGAAGGTGATCGCACCACCCCGTCAATCATTGCGTTCATGGAAGACGAAGTGCTGGTCGGTCAAACCGCCAAGCGCCAAGCCGTCACCAACCCAGAAAATACCCTGTACGCCATTAAGCGTTTGATTGGTCGCCGTTTCAAAGAGGATGCGGTACAAAAAGACATCAAACTTGTGCCGTACAAAATCGTCCAAGCCGACAACGGCGATGCGTGGGTAGACGTGCGCGGCAAGAAAATGGCACCGCCAGAAATTTCCGCCCGCGTGCTGATGAAGATGAAGAAAACCGCTGAAGATTTCTTGGGCGAGCCTGTTACCGAAGCGGTTATTACTGTTCCGGCTTACTTCAACGATTCGCAACGTCAAGCCACCAAAGACGCGGGCAGAATCGCGGGTCTGGATGTTAAGCGCATCATCAATGAGCCAACCGCAGCGGCACTGGCTTACGGCATGGACAAAGCCAAAGGCGACAGCAAAATCGCCGTTTATGACTTGGGTGGCGGTACATTCGACGTATCCATCATCGAAATCGCTGACGTTGATGGCGAAATGCAGTTTGAAGTACTGTCTACCAACGGCGACACCTTCCTCGGTGGTGAAGACTTCGATATGCGATTGATCGACTATCTGGCAGACGAATTCCGCAAAACCAGCGGTTTGGATCTGAAAGGCGATCCATTGGCGATGCAACGTCTGAAAGACGCGGCAGAAAAAGCCAAGATCGAACTGTCAACCAGCCAACAATCTGACGTGAATCTGCCGTACATCACCGCTGATGCTTCCGGCCCGAAACACTTGAACATCAAAGTGAGCCGCGCCAAGTTGGAATCATTGGTGGACGACCTGATCGAGCGCACTATGGTACCGTGCAAAATTGCCCTGAAAGATGCCGGTTTGTCAGTGGCACAAATCAACGATGTCATCATGGTTGGCGGTCAAACGCGTATGCCGAAAGTCCAAGAAGCAGTGAAAAACTTCTTCGGCAAAGAGCCACGCAAAGACGTGAACCCTGACGAAGCGGTTGCCGTTGGTGCAGCGATTCAAGGCGGCGTATTGGGCGGCGGTGTTAAAGACATTCTGTTGTTGGACGTTACCCCATTGTCATTGGGTATCGAAACCCTCGGCGGCGTGCTGACCAAGCTGATCCAAAAGAACACCACGATCCCCACCAAAGCATCGCAAGTGTTCTCCACCGCAGAAGACAACCAAACGGCTGTTACCGTGCACGTCCTGCAAGGTGAACGCGAAATGGCGCGTGACAATAAGTCACTGGGGCGTTTCGACCTGCAAGACATTCCACCTGCTCCGCGCGGTATGCCGCAAGTAGAAGTAACGTTTGACATCGACGCAAACGGTATCTTGAACGTTGGCGCGAAAGACAAGTCCACCGGCAAGCAGCAAACCATCGTCATCAAGGCTTCTTCCGGCTTGTCCGATGCTGAAGTCCAGCAAATGGTGAAGGACGCGGAAGCGCACGCGGAAGATGACCGTAAATCTCGCGAATTGGTCGATGCACGCAACCAAGCCGACAGCATGATTCACGGCACGGAAAAGTCGCTGAAAGAGTACGGTGAAAAGGTGGATGGCGCATCGCGTGCTAACCTCGAATCCCTGATCAGCGAATTGCGTGATGCGGTCAAAGGCGACAACAAAGACGTGATCGAGCGCAAGTCCGAAGCGTTGATGGAAGCGTCTGGCAAGCTGATGCAGCAAATGGCGGGCGGCGCAGACGGCGGCGTTGAACCGGGTGCAGGCGCACAAACGGGCGGCAAGGCGGGCGACGACGACATCGTTGATGCTGAATTTGAAGAAGTTGATGGCAAGAAGTAA
- a CDS encoding GNAT family N-acetyltransferase codes for MMRVQHYHYGIPIQKYYFAHTTKPRWRDVLLPTAYMDCYAADKPALFYTENRHTLLTDLTADETAIFQNFPKDTRNQIRRCEQEQCFNLNRDTALADFIPLYNAFATARGLSLFTDQDARAIGKENYCIFSVEHEGRPVICHFYLLSPPQQGVTNLLISASSQAYNHDPDMRRAMGFANRCLHWQGMRHFKAAGFHTYDWGGYAVDTTDPVMQGINRFKRTFNGQLTPIYNYYSPFYAFIEKLRNTLRKSRS; via the coding sequence ATGATGCGTGTTCAACATTATCATTATGGTATTCCTATCCAAAAATACTATTTTGCCCATACCACCAAACCCCGTTGGCGTGATGTCTTGCTGCCCACTGCCTACATGGATTGTTATGCGGCAGACAAGCCAGCGTTATTTTACACCGAGAATCGGCATACCTTGCTGACTGATTTAACGGCGGATGAAACGGCAATTTTTCAAAACTTCCCCAAAGATACCCGTAATCAAATTCGGCGGTGCGAACAGGAACAGTGCTTTAACCTTAATCGCGATACCGCACTGGCAGATTTTATTCCGCTCTATAATGCCTTTGCCACCGCACGCGGTTTGTCTTTATTTACTGATCAAGATGCTCGCGCCATTGGCAAGGAAAATTACTGTATTTTTAGCGTTGAGCACGAAGGTCGCCCCGTGATTTGCCACTTTTACCTGCTCTCTCCGCCACAACAAGGCGTGACGAATTTGCTGATTTCAGCCAGTTCACAGGCGTACAACCATGACCCGGATATGCGCCGTGCCATGGGGTTTGCCAATCGCTGCCTGCATTGGCAAGGAATGCGGCATTTCAAAGCGGCGGGATTCCACACTTACGATTGGGGCGGTTATGCCGTGGATACTACCGATCCGGTGATGCAAGGCATTAACCGCTTCAAACGTACTTTCAATGGGCAACTCACGCCAATTTACAATTACTACTCACCTTTTTACGCTTTTATTGAAAAGCTACGCAACACCCTGCGAAAATCACGGTCTTAG
- the rpsO gene encoding 30S ribosomal protein S15: MSLSAEVKAGVVAQYRQSDTDTGSPEVQVALLTARIQHLTDHFATHKHDHHSRRGLLAMVSQRRKMLDYLKRKDLARYQALISSLGLRR; this comes from the coding sequence ATGTCTCTGAGTGCAGAAGTTAAGGCCGGTGTTGTTGCACAATACCGCCAATCAGACACAGATACCGGGTCCCCGGAAGTGCAAGTTGCGTTGTTAACAGCGCGTATTCAGCATCTGACGGACCATTTTGCAACCCACAAGCATGACCACCATTCCCGTCGCGGGTTATTGGCAATGGTAAGTCAGCGTCGTAAGATGTTGGATTACTTGAAGCGTAAAGATCTGGCGCGTTATCAAGCGCTGATTTCCAGCTTGGGTCTGCGCCGCTAA
- the dapB gene encoding 4-hydroxy-tetrahydrodipicolinate reductase produces MTRIAIVGAAGRMGKALIEACAQTDGLELTVATEQPASSLIGADAGEVAGIGKNGVLIAPTLDDAANDFDVLIDFTRPEPCLLHLNWCVAKGKKIVIGTTGFDDNGKAAIAKAAEQIAVVFAPNMSVGVNLCLKLLDMAARVLGDTVDIEIMEAHHRHKVDAPSGTALRMGEVVANALGRDLKECAVYGREGVTGERERQTIGFATVRAGDVVGDHTVLFADVGERVEITHKASSRMTFAKGAVRAAGWLDDKSSGLFDMQDVLGLK; encoded by the coding sequence ATGACTAGGATTGCCATCGTAGGCGCGGCTGGGCGTATGGGCAAGGCGTTGATTGAAGCTTGTGCGCAAACCGACGGCTTGGAATTGACAGTTGCTACTGAACAACCTGCCAGTTCGCTGATTGGAGCGGACGCAGGCGAAGTCGCGGGCATTGGCAAAAACGGTGTGCTTATTGCGCCCACGTTAGATGATGCAGCGAACGATTTCGATGTATTGATCGACTTTACCCGCCCTGAGCCGTGCTTGCTGCATCTGAACTGGTGTGTTGCCAAAGGCAAAAAAATTGTCATTGGCACGACGGGTTTTGATGACAATGGCAAAGCTGCTATCGCCAAAGCTGCCGAGCAAATCGCGGTAGTGTTTGCGCCGAATATGAGTGTTGGGGTGAATTTGTGCCTGAAGTTGCTGGATATGGCAGCACGAGTGCTGGGCGATACCGTCGACATTGAGATTATGGAAGCGCATCATCGCCACAAAGTCGATGCGCCTTCTGGCACGGCGTTGCGCATGGGCGAAGTGGTGGCGAATGCACTGGGGCGTGATCTGAAAGAATGCGCGGTTTATGGGCGCGAAGGCGTGACCGGCGAACGTGAGCGCCAAACCATTGGATTTGCCACGGTACGTGCTGGCGATGTGGTCGGTGATCACACGGTATTGTTTGCCGATGTGGGTGAACGGGTGGAAATTACCCATAAAGCGTCCAGCCGGATGACGTTCGCGAAAGGCGCAGTACGTGCTGCTGGTTGGCTTGATGACAAATCATCTGGCTTGTTTGATATGCAGGATGTATTAGGGCTGAAGTGA
- the dnaJ gene encoding molecular chaperone DnaJ translates to MSKRDYYEVLGVQKNVSEDDLKKAFRRLAMKHHPDRNPDNAESEAKFKEAKEAYEVLNDPQKRAAYDQFGHAGVDQSSGFGGGGRGGAQGGFGDVFEDIFGDIFGGGRGGRGGGGANRAYRGSDLQYNLELTLEDAVFGSTTDIRVPSLQHCDTCNGSGAKAGTHPQTCPTCHGSGQVRIQQGFFAIQQTCPHCHGKGKIIADPCPDCHGQGRKEKQKTLSVRIPAGVDNGDRVRLAGEGEAGINGGPAGDLYVQVFVKPHDLFQREGDNLHCEVPIRFTTAAIGGEFEVPTLDGNRVSLKIPAETQTGKQFRLRNKGVKSVRSAAVGDLICRVVVETPVNLTKRQRELLEELDATFVHGGKKHSPQEHGWLDKAKGFVKDLFEGDK, encoded by the coding sequence ATGTCCAAGCGGGATTATTACGAAGTCCTTGGTGTACAAAAGAATGTCAGCGAAGATGACCTGAAAAAGGCATTCCGCCGTTTGGCGATGAAGCATCATCCCGACCGCAACCCTGACAATGCCGAATCAGAAGCCAAATTCAAAGAAGCCAAAGAAGCTTATGAAGTGCTGAATGACCCGCAAAAGCGTGCCGCGTATGATCAGTTCGGTCATGCGGGCGTGGATCAGTCCAGCGGTTTTGGCGGCGGTGGGCGCGGTGGTGCTCAAGGTGGTTTCGGCGATGTGTTTGAGGACATTTTCGGCGACATTTTTGGTGGCGGACGTGGCGGCAGAGGCGGTGGCGGCGCGAATCGTGCCTACCGTGGCAGCGATCTGCAATACAACCTTGAATTAACTTTGGAAGATGCGGTATTTGGTAGCACTACCGATATTCGCGTGCCTTCCTTGCAACATTGCGATACCTGTAACGGCAGTGGTGCAAAAGCGGGCACGCACCCGCAAACCTGCCCAACCTGTCATGGCAGTGGTCAGGTGCGGATTCAGCAAGGTTTCTTTGCTATTCAGCAGACTTGTCCGCATTGTCACGGCAAGGGCAAAATCATTGCCGACCCTTGCCCTGACTGCCACGGACAAGGCCGCAAAGAAAAGCAGAAAACCCTGTCAGTGCGCATTCCAGCAGGCGTGGACAATGGCGATCGGGTACGCTTAGCGGGCGAAGGCGAAGCCGGTATTAACGGTGGACCAGCGGGCGATTTGTACGTGCAAGTATTCGTCAAGCCACACGATTTATTCCAGCGCGAGGGCGATAATTTGCATTGCGAAGTGCCGATTCGCTTCACCACCGCTGCCATTGGTGGCGAGTTTGAAGTACCAACGCTGGATGGCAATCGCGTTAGCCTGAAGATTCCGGCTGAAACGCAAACCGGCAAACAGTTCCGCTTGCGCAACAAGGGCGTGAAATCGGTGCGCAGCGCTGCTGTCGGTGATTTGATTTGCCGTGTCGTGGTCGAAACGCCGGTGAATTTGACCAAACGGCAGCGTGAATTGTTGGAAGAATTGGATGCTACCTTTGTGCATGGAGGCAAAAAACACAGCCCGCAAGAACACGGCTGGTTGGATAAAGCCAAAGGTTTCGTCAAAGACTTGTTTGAAGGTGACAAATAA
- the pnp gene encoding polyribonucleotide nucleotidyltransferase yields the protein MAKITKTFQYGNNTVTIETGEIAKQATAAVMITMDDTSVLVTVVGSKETVPGRDFFPMTVDYQEKFYAAGRIPGGFFKREARATEEETLVARLIDRPLRPLFPEGFTHEVQLIATVVSMNPSVSADIPALLGASAVMALSGMPFQGPIGAARVGYRDGGYLLNPSKEDLLTSELDLVIAGTDCAVLMVESEAKELSEDVMLGAVMFGHEQMQVAINAIKELAAEVATPAWDWSAPVANTALADAVEAACSADLVEAFQIADKQARYARIHDVQSALVEKLAAKESETGFSADEIKGEFKNAEKKVVRGSILDGKPRIDGRALDTVRKITVRVGVLPRTHGSALFTRGETQALVVTTLGTERDAQVIDAITGEYKDNFLFNYNFPPYSVGETGRFGSPKRREIGHGRLAKRGVKAMVPSTDDFPYTIRCVSEITESNGSSSMASVCGSSLAMMDAGVPLKAPVAGIAMGLIKEGERFAVLSDILGDEDHLGDMDFKVAGSADGITALQMDIKITGITKEIMQQALVQAKAGRLYILGEMAKGLEAPRDEVSEYAPRYVTMKINPDKIREVIGKGGETIRGITAATGASVDINDEGFIKIAAIDAKAAYEARSMIEAITAEVELNKVYTGKVVRLMDFGAFVTILPGKDGLLHISQISDERVERVTDFVNEGDVVKVKVIEIDRQGRMRLSMKAVGEGE from the coding sequence ATGGCAAAAATCACCAAGACTTTCCAATACGGCAATAACACCGTCACTATCGAAACCGGCGAAATCGCCAAACAAGCCACCGCCGCCGTCATGATCACGATGGATGACACCAGCGTGCTGGTCACTGTCGTAGGCAGCAAAGAAACCGTGCCCGGTCGCGATTTCTTCCCGATGACGGTTGATTACCAAGAAAAATTCTACGCCGCCGGTCGCATTCCCGGTGGTTTCTTCAAGCGTGAAGCGCGTGCGACCGAAGAAGAAACGCTGGTTGCGCGTTTGATCGACCGCCCATTGCGTCCGCTGTTCCCAGAAGGCTTTACCCACGAAGTGCAATTGATTGCCACTGTGGTTTCCATGAATCCATCGGTTAGCGCCGACATTCCGGCATTGCTGGGTGCATCAGCGGTCATGGCACTTTCCGGTATGCCATTCCAAGGCCCTATCGGTGCCGCTCGCGTGGGCTACCGTGACGGTGGCTATTTGCTGAATCCATCCAAAGAAGACCTGCTTACTTCTGAGTTGGATTTGGTGATCGCCGGTACTGATTGTGCCGTGCTGATGGTCGAATCTGAAGCGAAAGAACTCAGTGAAGATGTCATGCTGGGCGCGGTCATGTTTGGTCACGAGCAAATGCAAGTCGCTATTAATGCCATCAAGGAATTGGCGGCAGAAGTGGCAACTCCAGCATGGGATTGGTCTGCACCGGTAGCCAATACTGCGTTGGCAGACGCGGTAGAAGCAGCTTGCTCGGCTGATCTGGTTGAAGCCTTCCAAATTGCGGACAAGCAAGCGCGTTATGCCCGCATCCACGATGTACAAAGTGCATTGGTTGAGAAACTGGCAGCGAAAGAAAGCGAAACGGGTTTCAGTGCAGACGAAATCAAAGGTGAATTCAAAAACGCTGAAAAGAAAGTCGTGCGTGGCAGCATCCTCGATGGCAAGCCCCGTATCGATGGTCGTGCGCTGGATACCGTGCGTAAAATTACCGTGCGCGTCGGCGTATTGCCGCGTACTCACGGTTCAGCACTGTTCACCCGTGGTGAAACACAGGCGTTGGTTGTGACCACGCTGGGTACTGAGCGTGATGCACAGGTGATCGACGCGATTACTGGCGAATACAAAGATAACTTCCTGTTTAACTACAATTTCCCGCCGTACAGCGTGGGTGAAACGGGTCGTTTCGGTTCACCGAAGCGTCGTGAAATCGGTCATGGGCGTTTGGCAAAACGTGGCGTGAAAGCGATGGTGCCAAGCACTGACGATTTCCCGTACACCATTCGTTGCGTGTCTGAAATCACCGAATCCAACGGTTCTAGCTCCATGGCGAGCGTGTGCGGCAGTTCCTTGGCGATGATGGACGCGGGCGTACCGTTGAAAGCGCCAGTCGCGGGTATCGCGATGGGCTTGATCAAAGAAGGCGAGCGTTTTGCGGTATTGTCCGACATTCTCGGTGACGAAGATCACCTCGGCGATATGGACTTTAAAGTAGCCGGTTCTGCGGACGGTATCACCGCGCTGCAAATGGACATCAAGATCACCGGCATTACCAAAGAAATCATGCAGCAAGCGTTGGTGCAAGCCAAAGCAGGCCGTTTGTACATCTTGGGTGAAATGGCGAAAGGTCTGGAAGCGCCGCGTGACGAAGTATCCGAATATGCCCCACGCTACGTCACCATGAAAATCAACCCGGACAAAATCCGCGAAGTCATCGGTAAAGGCGGCGAAACCATCCGTGGTATCACCGCTGCGACTGGCGCAAGTGTTGACATCAATGACGAAGGTTTCATCAAAATTGCGGCAATTGACGCCAAAGCTGCTTATGAAGCTCGCAGCATGATCGAAGCGATTACTGCCGAAGTGGAATTGAACAAGGTTTACACCGGTAAAGTCGTGCGTCTGATGGACTTCGGTGCATTTGTCACTATCTTGCCGGGCAAAGACGGTTTGCTGCATATTTCACAAATCAG
- the grpE gene encoding nucleotide exchange factor GrpE has translation MNDPKDNLQDAATNDADDAVMDVMDIEPLDTDALQIELDKAKAEAADNYEQLLRAQAEMANQRRRFEKQIEDAHKYSAQKFLESIIPVIDSLEMGMQAQGDIEQIREGMALTLKQFETVMEKFNITSVGKPGDAFNPEHHQAMSMQPHPEFDNNTLSLVMQKGYLLNGRVVRPAMVMVSKK, from the coding sequence ATGAACGATCCCAAAGACAACCTGCAAGACGCAGCGACAAACGATGCAGATGACGCTGTGATGGACGTGATGGATATTGAGCCATTAGACACTGATGCCCTGCAAATCGAACTCGACAAAGCCAAGGCTGAAGCCGCCGATAACTACGAACAATTGCTGCGAGCGCAAGCGGAAATGGCGAATCAACGCCGTCGTTTTGAAAAACAAATTGAAGACGCGCACAAATATTCTGCCCAAAAATTTCTCGAATCCATCATTCCGGTGATCGACAGCTTGGAAATGGGGATGCAGGCGCAAGGCGATATTGAGCAAATTCGCGAAGGCATGGCGCTTACCCTCAAGCAGTTTGAAACCGTCATGGAAAAATTCAACATTACCTCCGTCGGTAAACCGGGTGATGCGTTTAACCCTGAACACCATCAAGCCATGTCGATGCAGCCACACCCTGAGTTCGACAACAATACCTTGTCGTTGGTGATGCAAAAAGGTTACTTGCTGAACGGTCGCGTGGTACGCCCTGCGATGGTCATGGTTAGCAAAAAGTAA